DNA sequence from the Thermodesulforhabdus norvegica genome:
CTGCGGACCGACGGATATTGCATAATTTCTATCTATATTTTTTCCAAGGGACAACCCTTCTATCGGGTTGTAAATCCTGCAACTTCTAACACCCACATATTTTTTAACCACCGTTTCAAAGCCGCTCATACAAGCAGGTCCGCCACAAACGAAAAAGTCCTCAATCTCAGACAACCCACCGAAATCCCTGAGATAATCAATGTTACCCTTGACCTCTCCAAGCCACTGTTCAAGGGCATAAGACACTGTTTCTTTAAAATCCTTCTCGGGAACGGTCTGCAAAATGCCGCTGCCCCGAAAAGAGCCCTGTACCTCTTCAAAGGACACACCCAGAGTATCGGCAACCTGGAAGATAAGATCGTCCATCCCCCGCATAACCGTACGGCAGTGACGTGGAATACCGTCTACCGATATCACCAAATCGGTTGATGTGGCACCGACATTCATTATACCGATGACACCATCCCGCTTGACCAGCCCCGAAATTGTTTCAAATCCGTTAAACAAAGCATAGTAGCTTATGTCAACAACCGACAATCCTATTTCAGCTCTTCTAAACAAAAGAACAAGATCGTCGAGGATGGCTTTTTTTACACAGGCCAACAACATTAAGGCTTTTCCGGAATTCGATCCCGCCGAAGATAAGATATCACAATCGAAATAAAGCTCATCCAGGGGATATTGGATATACTCCCGTGCCTGCTCTCTCATCCGTGCATAAAAGTTCCGCCCCATTTTTCCACTTATTTCCAGCTCGGGAGTGTCAATGATTACCTCCTTGCCGGAAATAGCAACGGCAGCGGGGGTCTTCCCCAGATCCAGATTACGCCATAAAGCCTTAAGCACGTCCACGAGAGTGTTCATATCGGCAATCAGACCGCCCTGAAAAGTACCTTGAGGAACTTCAGAAATACCCAATTTTTCCAGGACAAATTTATTTCGACCACCTTTCAGTAAGGCCACCTTTATGGCGCCCGTTCCTACATCCACACCGACGAGCTGACGACCCTTGCGCAGGGACAGGAAAGCCATAAATACCTCGCCCCTTCTCTTGACAGTCCTGTTACCGAACTACAGCTCCCTAATCAAAGACACAAAGACATCTTGCTATTTTTTTTGAAATATGTACATTGCCCGTTGTCATTTTGCAAGCTTTTAATTCAAATTTTACCGAATTAAGGAGAATGCAGGTGACAGGCAAAGAAGAAAGAAACGGGAAATCAGCCTGGGACACTCTCTGGGAATATGCGAAATCAATCCTGATTGCCCTTATACTGGCCTTATTCGTAAGAGCCTTTATAGTGCAGGCTTTCAAGATCCCGTCAGGCTCGATGATTCCCACATTGCTGGTAGGCGATCATATTCTGGTAAGCAAATTCGCCTACGATGTGAAAGTCCCTTTCTTCGACACTGTGATCTGGCATAGAGCAGATCCCAAACGCAAAGACGTCGTTGTTTTT
Encoded proteins:
- the pilM gene encoding type IV pilus assembly protein PilM translates to MAFLSLRKGRQLVGVDVGTGAIKVALLKGGRNKFVLEKLGISEVPQGTFQGGLIADMNTLVDVLKALWRNLDLGKTPAAVAISGKEVIIDTPELEISGKMGRNFYARMREQAREYIQYPLDELYFDCDILSSAGSNSGKALMLLACVKKAILDDLVLLFRRAEIGLSVVDISYYALFNGFETISGLVKRDGVIGIMNVGATSTDLVISVDGIPRHCRTVMRGMDDLIFQVADTLGVSFEEVQGSFRGSGILQTVPEKDFKETVSYALEQWLGEVKGNIDYLRDFGGLSEIEDFFVCGGPACMSGFETVVKKYVGVRSCRIYNPIEGLSLGKNIDRNYAISVGPQFGVAIGLALRKEGDKKI